The Quadrisphaera sp. DSM 44207 genome window below encodes:
- the ftsW gene encoding putative lipid II flippase FtsW, protein MALTRPPGPRAASGAAPGAAPSSRPAAGARPAAARPAGAPAGERGRRLRAAADALLGGPLPGRLARWDTPTTTYTVLQGAVLLLVGVGLVMVLSSSSVESLADSGSSYAVGAGQAVFAAVGLVAMAVAARVPVGVWRRAAPAAVVAAVALQALVFVPGIGYGVYGNRNWILVGGFSAQPSEVGKVALVLWCAAVLARKRRSLHRLAQWAVPVGLGAGPVIGLVLLGRDLGTVLVLLVLVAGAVFVAGVPLRFFLLAVPVGAAAVAAFVLTSSNRMGRVAEFLSEGTDAQGLGYQTQHGLWALASGGWTGLGLGGSRQKWNWLPEAHNDFIFAIIGEELGLLGAVAVLALFVVLAWSCARVVRRSEDPFVQVLVGAVVAWVIGQMAINVAVVLGLLPVIGVPLPLISAGGSALVCTLFALGIVQACARSLPGARAGLRRRRRLLRRSVRGAVGRSVQRSLAVVPLPRSAR, encoded by the coding sequence ATGGCCCTGACCCGTCCTCCCGGGCCGCGCGCGGCGTCGGGCGCGGCGCCGGGCGCGGCGCCGTCATCCCGGCCCGCGGCCGGCGCCCGCCCCGCGGCGGCCCGGCCCGCCGGCGCGCCCGCGGGCGAGCGGGGCCGGCGCCTGCGCGCGGCCGCCGACGCCCTGCTCGGTGGCCCGCTGCCCGGCCGCCTCGCCCGCTGGGACACCCCGACCACCACGTACACCGTGCTGCAGGGCGCCGTCCTGCTGCTCGTGGGCGTCGGCCTGGTGATGGTGCTGTCGAGCTCGAGCGTGGAGTCCCTCGCCGACAGCGGCAGCTCCTACGCCGTGGGCGCCGGGCAGGCGGTCTTCGCCGCCGTCGGCCTGGTGGCGATGGCGGTGGCCGCGCGCGTGCCCGTCGGCGTGTGGCGCCGCGCGGCCCCGGCGGCCGTGGTCGCCGCCGTGGCGCTGCAGGCCCTGGTCTTCGTGCCCGGCATCGGCTACGGCGTCTACGGCAACCGCAACTGGATCCTCGTCGGCGGGTTCAGCGCCCAGCCGTCCGAGGTCGGCAAGGTTGCGCTCGTGCTGTGGTGCGCGGCGGTGCTCGCGCGCAAGCGGCGCTCGCTGCACCGCCTCGCGCAGTGGGCCGTGCCCGTGGGCCTCGGGGCGGGACCGGTGATCGGGCTGGTCCTGCTCGGGCGCGACCTCGGCACCGTGCTCGTGCTGCTCGTCCTCGTCGCCGGGGCCGTGTTCGTCGCCGGCGTGCCGCTGCGCTTCTTCCTGCTCGCCGTGCCCGTCGGCGCGGCGGCCGTGGCCGCCTTCGTGCTGACGAGCAGCAACCGCATGGGCCGCGTGGCGGAGTTCCTCTCGGAGGGCACCGACGCCCAGGGCCTGGGCTACCAGACCCAGCACGGGCTGTGGGCGCTGGCCTCCGGCGGCTGGACCGGCCTCGGCCTCGGCGGCAGCCGGCAGAAGTGGAACTGGCTGCCCGAGGCCCACAACGACTTCATCTTCGCGATCATCGGCGAGGAGCTGGGCCTGCTCGGCGCCGTCGCCGTCCTGGCCCTGTTCGTGGTGCTGGCGTGGTCGTGCGCCCGCGTGGTGCGGCGCAGCGAGGACCCGTTCGTGCAGGTCCTCGTCGGCGCGGTCGTCGCGTGGGTGATCGGCCAGATGGCGATCAACGTGGCCGTCGTCCTCGGTCTGCTGCCCGTCATCGGGGTGCCCCTGCCGCTGATCTCCGCGGGCGGCTCCGCGCTGGTGTGCACGCTGTTCGCGCTCGGGATCGTGCAGGCGTGCGCCCGCAGCCTGCCCGGCGCCCGGGCCGGGCTGCGCCGCCGGCGGCGGCTGCTGCGCCGCTCCGTGCGCGGCGCGGTGGGGCGCTCGGTGCAGCGCTCCCTGGCCGTGGTGCCCCTGCCGCGGAGCGCCCGGTGA